One window of Bacteroides sp. AN502(2024) genomic DNA carries:
- a CDS encoding DUF6562 domain-containing protein, with product MSKKRLNRMVRGFVWSLLAVFISCSEEKEWTVTDGEEITTSVTVEVPEVFRTRAVPAGYPTDAKSYLGESGYPSIGNVDLNKHPLAFTVAVYVEKTVNGNKDYTFVDQQSRLDVNDDKADFNFRLMKGQTYRIVAYADFSKKEQANLDNISIAPGLNDELKDAFFVTQDFIADDNLTVVLKRPFGKLRLIARDFSTFAKGGVLKIEEIKVTYKETVTALATNSFNAITGQFNEIEEGISREFTADPVIYPKEHEGETTPYAAVFTMYLPVNFGTEDTSGKYTPVESGNPVPQSWMHPFDIEVTYKNESGTTTTIKRSFEIDIPIKRNWLTTIDAADFWTDNSRITVSIDHRFEGFIYKEPETYYVYTGKELRDAITAIEKTSERTGRIVLGANITQIGGYGGVEIGYYYNKTSHPTAAPFESEDITLDLNGHKLTTDVIPQYGLGLINVYGPVTLRIVDTSPDANGVIESPWVPDENGNNKSVQTIIAWRYGSHIIVDGGKIKARPYWWYDDDPNKPPTSGYYETEAIYLGGPIRYVGSKTEGHLGLEPNSLTINSGWFECVGIANPECLINLENSGPVVDIDGKDQPGHIGYGKVYVNGGSFVEFNPSNGDNKSGNYTNQWVDDDHTVLTETVEGKTVYTVIPKNSPEYHH from the coding sequence ATGTCTAAGAAAAGATTGAATAGAATGGTGCGCGGTTTTGTTTGGTCTCTTCTGGCTGTTTTCATCTCTTGCTCAGAAGAAAAGGAATGGACCGTAACCGACGGTGAGGAAATCACTACCTCTGTCACCGTGGAAGTGCCCGAAGTATTCAGAACACGCGCGGTTCCCGCCGGCTATCCGACGGACGCTAAAAGCTATCTCGGTGAATCGGGTTATCCCTCTATAGGAAATGTGGATCTCAACAAGCATCCACTTGCTTTCACAGTGGCCGTTTATGTTGAAAAAACTGTTAACGGCAACAAGGATTACACCTTCGTCGACCAGCAATCAAGGCTCGATGTCAATGACGATAAAGCAGACTTTAATTTTCGTCTTATGAAAGGTCAGACATACCGAATCGTCGCCTATGCCGACTTCAGTAAAAAAGAACAAGCAAATCTTGACAACATATCCATCGCTCCCGGACTCAATGATGAATTGAAGGACGCATTCTTTGTGACTCAGGACTTTATAGCCGATGACAATTTGACAGTTGTTCTCAAGCGACCTTTCGGAAAACTACGTCTGATAGCTCGTGACTTCAGCACCTTTGCCAAAGGAGGAGTGTTGAAAATCGAGGAAATAAAAGTCACATACAAAGAAACTGTCACTGCCCTTGCAACCAATTCGTTCAACGCCATCACGGGGCAATTCAACGAAATCGAGGAAGGTATTAGCCGAGAATTTACAGCGGATCCTGTGATTTACCCAAAAGAACATGAAGGAGAAACAACCCCGTATGCCGCAGTGTTCACGATGTACCTTCCGGTAAATTTCGGCACAGAAGATACTTCAGGCAAGTATACCCCGGTCGAATCGGGGAATCCGGTACCCCAGTCGTGGATGCATCCTTTTGACATAGAGGTGACATATAAAAATGAATCCGGTACAACTACCACAATCAAACGTTCTTTCGAGATTGACATCCCGATAAAACGCAACTGGCTCACTACCATTGATGCCGCCGACTTCTGGACCGATAATTCCAGGATTACCGTATCTATCGACCACCGCTTCGAAGGATTCATCTATAAAGAGCCGGAGACATATTATGTCTATACGGGAAAAGAGCTGAGGGATGCGATCACAGCAATAGAAAAGACGTCTGAAAGAACAGGTAGGATTGTACTCGGGGCAAACATAACCCAGATTGGTGGTTATGGTGGTGTTGAAATTGGCTACTACTACAATAAGACATCACATCCGACTGCGGCTCCCTTTGAGAGCGAGGATATTACACTGGATCTGAACGGACACAAACTGACTACCGATGTAATTCCACAATATGGCCTTGGGTTAATTAATGTTTACGGGCCGGTCACCTTGAGGATTGTGGATACAAGCCCCGATGCAAACGGTGTAATTGAAAGTCCGTGGGTGCCGGATGAAAACGGAAATAATAAAAGCGTTCAGACGATAATCGCATGGCGTTATGGCAGCCATATTATCGTGGATGGCGGGAAGATAAAAGCTCGTCCTTATTGGTGGTACGATGATGATCCTAATAAACCACCCACATCCGGGTATTATGAAACAGAGGCTATTTATCTGGGTGGTCCCATTAGATATGTCGGAAGTAAAACCGAAGGACATCTGGGGCTTGAGCCAAACTCTTTGACCATCAACTCCGGATGGTTTGAATGTGTTGGAATAGCTAATCCGGAATGTCTTATCAATCTCGAAAACTCGGGGCCGGTTGTGGATATTGATGGCAAAGACCAACCCGGACACATAGGTTACGGTAAGGTATATGTCAATGGCGGTTCGTTTGTAGAGTTCAACCCCTCGAATGGCGACAATAAGTCAGGCAATTACACTAACCAATGGGTCGATGACGACCACACCGTTTTGACGGAGACAGTCGAAGGTAAAACCGTTTACACGGTGATTCCCAAAAACTCACCCGAATATCACCATTAG
- a CDS encoding DUF3575 domain-containing protein encodes MAIDNGITWEYLIDKAFRPARNARMVIVCTAEDSTVVIPPLPPIAGIKEYPLARPLPIPVMTVAPAYRGQFVAVKTNLAALGLLVANLGVEFSFGRGFSLDLPFYYSPYDINSKFRVRILGTQPELRYWLRRDWPGDGHFFGLNGTVAGFNVSFPGTDRFQDPERALWGVGLSYGYALSFGTHRHWGVEFNLGTGYMNYHLDTFDNAYNGKLMHTEKKDYWGITRIGLSLTYKFRYRKQITSKSQQRRPEHD; translated from the coding sequence ATGGCCATCGACAACGGTATCACCTGGGAATACCTGATCGACAAAGCATTCCGTCCGGCCCGTAATGCCCGCATGGTGATCGTCTGCACCGCCGAAGATTCGACTGTGGTGATTCCTCCGTTACCTCCGATTGCAGGCATCAAAGAATATCCCCTCGCCCGACCGCTACCCATACCTGTCATGACGGTAGCTCCGGCGTATCGCGGACAGTTTGTTGCTGTCAAGACCAATCTGGCCGCACTCGGATTGCTCGTCGCTAACCTCGGCGTGGAGTTCTCTTTCGGTCGCGGATTCAGCCTCGACCTTCCGTTCTATTATTCTCCATACGACATCAACTCCAAGTTCCGGGTCCGAATACTCGGAACCCAGCCGGAACTCCGCTACTGGCTGCGACGCGACTGGCCCGGAGATGGTCATTTCTTCGGACTGAACGGCACCGTTGCGGGGTTTAACGTCTCATTCCCCGGTACTGACCGTTTTCAGGATCCCGAACGTGCACTTTGGGGAGTAGGTCTCAGTTACGGTTATGCCCTTAGCTTCGGTACCCACAGGCACTGGGGAGTTGAATTCAACCTGGGCACCGGATACATGAATTATCATCTCGACACGTTCGACAATGCTTACAACGGTAAACTGATGCACACAGAGAAGAAAGATTACTGGGGCATCACCAGGATCGGTTTATCGCTGACATACAAATTCCGGTATCGGAAACAGATCACGTCTAAATCGCAGCAAAGGAGGCCGGAACATGATTAG
- a CDS encoding DUF6562 domain-containing protein, producing the protein MIRILYIFWGISVILGLSSCHKTIHTHPWEEPAIDEKAMLTLRIDNSVPQLGAVIDYTVSPAVIIYSDDLPENIVAHTRNAASTSDENPDTQKFLLQRAHSLAGAFNEIAPYILDGDKWELHLKYEVYAGTAEQVKKGLIKPFHSDDIQYRADVSHPEHDMEIELPFGVVTIMAVAHIKPVGTDDDWFYQTEPLYNLISNTDKRQGEHDNVYRDCFVAGQEYHIEPTGIEGNIQHITATLTRPQGRYMVIADDYETYLNIASTEITDAASHIYYPSYINTAYSVLDRIPIASSYDFGYNFTPSLVYADDSPYVRLGDDWSFVNGNRSNFNIDITVSDQRDDRVINHNPGILVPVFPDRVTLVVGHWLTKINEDGGGVSIDPNFSDEIVIHF; encoded by the coding sequence ATGATTAGGATACTATACATATTTTGGGGAATATCGGTCATACTCGGACTCTCATCCTGCCATAAGACCATCCACACCCACCCGTGGGAAGAACCTGCAATCGACGAGAAAGCGATGCTCACGCTTCGCATTGACAACAGTGTGCCACAACTCGGAGCCGTGATCGACTATACGGTTTCCCCCGCCGTCATTATCTATTCCGACGATTTGCCGGAGAACATTGTCGCCCATACCCGTAATGCGGCATCCACCTCCGATGAGAACCCTGATACGCAGAAATTCCTCTTGCAACGGGCACATTCGCTGGCCGGGGCATTCAACGAGATCGCACCGTACATTCTCGACGGTGACAAATGGGAACTTCACTTGAAATACGAAGTGTATGCAGGTACAGCCGAACAGGTGAAGAAAGGGCTCATTAAGCCGTTTCACAGCGATGATATCCAATATCGGGCGGATGTGTCTCATCCCGAACATGATATGGAAATAGAACTGCCATTCGGTGTCGTAACGATTATGGCCGTGGCTCATATCAAGCCTGTGGGAACTGACGACGACTGGTTTTACCAAACCGAGCCCTTGTATAATTTGATTTCCAATACAGACAAACGCCAGGGCGAGCACGACAATGTTTACCGGGATTGTTTTGTCGCCGGACAGGAATACCATATCGAACCAACGGGCATAGAGGGCAATATACAGCACATAACTGCCACCCTGACCCGCCCGCAAGGACGTTATATGGTAATTGCCGATGACTATGAGACTTATCTGAACATTGCCAGCACCGAGATTACGGACGCCGCTTCCCACATCTACTATCCATCGTATATTAACACGGCATACTCTGTGCTCGACCGCATACCCATCGCAAGTTCATACGATTTCGGCTATAACTTCACCCCGTCGCTGGTTTACGCCGATGATTCCCCGTATGTACGCTTGGGCGACGACTGGTCGTTTGTCAATGGCAACCGCAGTAATTTCAACATTGACATCACCGTCAGCGACCAAAGAGACGACCGTGTCATCAATCACAATCCCGGTATCCTTGTACCTGTTTTTCCCGACCGTGTCACTCTTGTTGTAGGCCACTGGCTTACGAAAATCAATGAAGATGGTGGCGGAGTTTCAATCGACCCCAATTTCAGCGACGAGATTGTCATCCATTTCTGA
- a CDS encoding OmpP1/FadL family transporter translates to MRKNSLIGFVMLIVSIPTFAGGLLTNTNQHVAFLRMLSRGATFEIDGALSNPAGLAFLPNDGFYMGLSIQSAFQTRNIDASFYTYNGIAMNNGIPVPTKSDSPFHKYYKGKAAAPIIPSVFAAYKKGDWTISGFFAITGGGGKASFDDGLPMFESAAMANIFKGSLAGLAQGQPIMTPDKYKINSAMDGKQYIYSVQLGLSYKVTDWLSAFAGGRMNYFSGGYEGFLDAKVGDTDLMHLALDCDQTGWGLVPVIGVDVKWNKLNMGAKYEFKANMNIENKTHKLEYPTEAEALVGGFKDGVNTPNDIPSMLSVAVAYEFLPVLRASVEYHFYDDKKAGMADGKQKFLTKGTNEYLAGIEWDVNKRLTLSCGGQITDYGLSDNFQTDTSFSCDSYTLGFGAKVNLSERAALNVGYMWTTYEDYTKAFSSYNGTGLPGTNVYSRTNKVFGLSIDYKF, encoded by the coding sequence ATGAGAAAAAATTCCTTGATTGGATTTGTGATGCTAATCGTTTCAATTCCAACTTTTGCCGGAGGTCTTCTGACAAATACTAATCAACACGTTGCTTTTCTTCGTATGTTATCCCGTGGTGCTACCTTTGAGATAGACGGAGCTTTGTCTAATCCTGCCGGTTTAGCTTTTTTGCCGAATGATGGCTTCTATATGGGATTGAGTATTCAGAGTGCTTTTCAGACGAGAAATATTGATGCCAGCTTCTATACTTATAATGGAATTGCTATGAACAATGGAATTCCGGTACCAACAAAATCTGATAGTCCATTTCATAAATATTATAAGGGAAAAGCTGCTGCACCGATTATCCCTAGCGTGTTTGCAGCCTATAAGAAAGGAGATTGGACGATTTCCGGTTTCTTCGCTATCACCGGCGGAGGTGGGAAGGCATCGTTTGATGATGGTCTGCCTATGTTCGAATCAGCTGCTATGGCAAATATTTTTAAGGGGAGTTTGGCGGGACTGGCGCAAGGGCAACCGATCATGACTCCGGACAAATATAAAATCAATAGTGCTATGGATGGCAAGCAATACATCTATTCTGTACAGTTGGGCTTATCTTATAAGGTAACTGATTGGCTTTCGGCTTTTGCCGGTGGTCGTATGAATTATTTTTCGGGAGGCTATGAGGGTTTCTTAGATGCTAAAGTGGGTGATACGGACTTGATGCATTTGGCTTTGGACTGTGACCAGACCGGTTGGGGATTAGTTCCGGTGATAGGTGTGGATGTCAAATGGAACAAGTTAAACATGGGAGCTAAGTATGAGTTCAAGGCTAACATGAATATTGAGAATAAAACTCACAAGTTGGAATATCCGACTGAAGCAGAGGCTTTGGTAGGTGGCTTTAAAGACGGTGTCAATACTCCGAATGATATTCCTTCCATGCTTTCGGTGGCAGTGGCTTATGAATTCCTTCCAGTGTTGCGTGCATCTGTAGAATATCACTTTTATGATGACAAGAAAGCGGGTATGGCGGATGGCAAGCAGAAGTTTCTGACTAAGGGTACTAACGAATATTTGGCAGGTATCGAGTGGGATGTAAACAAGCGATTGACGTTAAGTTGTGGGGGACAGATCACTGATTACGGATTGTCTGATAATTTTCAGACTGATACTAGTTTCTCTTGCGACTCCTATACGTTAGGCTTTGGAGCAAAGGTGAATTTGAGTGAAAGAGCAGCTTTGAATGTCGGCTATATGTGGACTACTTACGAAGATTATACGAAGGCATTCTCAAGTTATAATGGTACGGGATTGCCTGGTACCAATGTCTATAGTCGTACCAACAAAGTATTTGGTCTTAGCATTGACTACAAGTTCTAA
- a CDS encoding 2-hydroxyacid dehydrogenase → MTYTIAFFGTKPYDESSFNDKNKAFGFEIRYYKGHLNKNNVLLTQGVDAVCIFVNDVADAEVIRIMAANGVKLLALRCAGFNNVDLNAAAAAGITVVRVPAYSPYAVAEYTVALMLSLNRKIPRASWRTKDGNFSLHGLMGFDMHGKTAGIIGTGKIAKILIHILKGFGMNILAYDLYPDHNFAREEQIVYTSLDELYHHSDIISLHCPLTEATKYLINDYSISKMKDGVMIINTGRGQLIHTNALIEGLKNKKIGSAGLDVYEEESEYFYEDQSDRIIDDDVLARLLSFNNVIVTSHQAFFTHEAMENIATTTLQNIKDFINHKPLPNEVKK, encoded by the coding sequence ATGACCTATACAATTGCATTTTTCGGCACAAAGCCTTATGACGAGTCTTCTTTCAATGACAAAAACAAAGCGTTTGGGTTTGAGATACGCTATTACAAAGGACATCTGAACAAAAACAATGTACTACTGACACAAGGAGTGGATGCTGTCTGCATCTTTGTGAACGACGTTGCCGATGCAGAAGTAATCCGCATAATGGCCGCCAACGGAGTCAAACTTCTGGCACTACGTTGTGCGGGATTTAATAATGTAGATTTAAATGCTGCTGCCGCTGCCGGAATTACCGTAGTACGGGTTCCTGCCTATTCTCCTTATGCCGTTGCGGAGTACACCGTAGCTCTTATGCTATCGCTAAACCGGAAAATACCCCGTGCCTCCTGGCGTACCAAAGACGGCAATTTCTCCCTGCACGGCCTGATGGGATTCGATATGCATGGAAAAACAGCAGGTATTATCGGCACAGGAAAAATAGCGAAAATACTGATTCACATCTTAAAAGGGTTCGGAATGAACATATTGGCCTACGACCTCTATCCGGACCATAACTTCGCCCGCGAAGAACAAATTGTTTATACTTCATTGGACGAACTATATCACCATTCGGATATCATCTCCTTACATTGTCCGCTCACCGAAGCCACCAAATACTTAATTAATGACTACTCCATCAGCAAAATGAAAGACGGAGTAATGATCATCAATACCGGCCGTGGACAGCTGATTCATACCAATGCCCTGATCGAAGGATTGAAGAACAAAAAAATAGGTTCTGCAGGACTGGACGTATACGAGGAAGAGAGTGAATACTTCTACGAAGATCAGTCCGACCGTATCATCGACGATGACGTGCTCGCCCGTTTACTTTCATTCAACAATGTGATCGTCACTTCTCATCAAGCCTTTTTCACACACGAAGCGATGGAGAATATTGCTACGACCACGCTGCAAAACATAAAAGATTTTATCAATCATAAGCCTTTGCCCAATGAAGTGAAGAAATAA
- a CDS encoding MBL fold metallo-hydrolase translates to MTLDYIYHSGFAIETKGVTVIIDYYKDSSETEHSRGIVHDYLLQRPGKLYVLATHFHPDHFNREILTWKEQRPDIQYIFSKDILKAHRAKSEDAFYIKKGETYEDETIRIDAFGSTDVGSSFLLHLQDWSIFHAGDLNNWHWSEESTEEEIRKANGDFLAEVKYLKEKTPNIDLVLFPVDRRIGKDYMKGAKQFIEQIKTTIFVPMHFSEDYEGGNALRSFAENAGCRFISITHRGESFEITK, encoded by the coding sequence ATGACACTGGATTATATCTATCACAGCGGTTTCGCTATCGAAACAAAAGGGGTAACCGTTATCATCGATTACTACAAAGACTCTTCCGAAACGGAGCATAGCCGGGGAATCGTACATGATTATCTCCTGCAAAGGCCGGGTAAACTATATGTTTTGGCCACCCATTTCCATCCCGACCACTTTAACCGGGAGATATTGACCTGGAAAGAGCAACGCCCCGACATTCAATATATTTTCTCCAAAGATATCTTGAAGGCTCATCGTGCTAAATCCGAAGACGCTTTCTATATAAAAAAAGGAGAAACATACGAAGACGAGACCATCCGTATCGATGCCTTCGGGTCAACGGATGTCGGCAGTTCGTTCCTGCTTCACCTGCAAGATTGGAGTATTTTTCATGCCGGTGACTTGAACAACTGGCACTGGAGTGAGGAATCTACCGAAGAAGAGATCCGAAAAGCCAATGGTGATTTCCTCGCAGAAGTTAAATATTTAAAAGAAAAAACGCCTAACATCGATTTAGTACTATTCCCGGTGGACCGGAGAATAGGAAAAGATTACATGAAAGGGGCCAAACAGTTCATCGAACAAATAAAAACTACTATATTTGTGCCCATGCACTTCAGCGAAGATTATGAAGGGGGAAATGCGCTTCGTAGTTTTGCTGAAAATGCCGGATGCCGTTTCATCAGCATCACCCACCGGGGTGAAAGTTTTGAGATTACCAAATAA
- a CDS encoding DUF4468 domain-containing protein, whose amino-acid sequence MNKFTILFLTLFLALPMAMKADSAKEKKDDTRYLVGAVPEVDGKVVFSKEFQITGMSQAQIYDTMTKWMNERLKENKNIDSRIVFSDEAKGLIAGVGEEWIVFSSSALSLDRTLINYQITVTCKSGNCLVELEKIRFTYRETEKYKAEEWITDKYALNKAKTKLVRGLAKWRRKTVDFADDMFMDVAVAFGAPDTRPKKEKKKKEEEQPKPSIVTAAGPVIIGGTDKKTDSKVTTAAPAQTAVPAVTLTPATPAGKASADMPGYIEIDLKQIPGEVYALMGSGKLVISIGKDEFNMTNMTANAGGALGYQSGKAVAYCTLSPDQPYDTIEKTDSYTLKLYAPNQTTPSAVIECKKMLSQTTPQAGQPRTYVGEIVKLLMKK is encoded by the coding sequence ATGAATAAATTTACAATTCTGTTTCTTACCCTATTCCTTGCATTGCCGATGGCAATGAAGGCAGACTCTGCAAAAGAGAAGAAAGACGACACCAGGTACCTTGTAGGGGCTGTACCTGAAGTAGATGGCAAAGTAGTATTTTCCAAAGAGTTCCAGATTACCGGAATGAGTCAGGCACAAATCTACGACACAATGACAAAGTGGATGAATGAACGTCTGAAAGAAAATAAAAATATTGATAGCCGCATTGTTTTCTCTGACGAGGCAAAGGGGCTCATAGCCGGTGTTGGAGAAGAATGGATTGTTTTCAGTTCAAGCGCCCTGTCACTAGACCGTACACTGATCAATTATCAGATTACCGTTACCTGCAAATCCGGCAACTGCCTGGTAGAGCTTGAGAAAATCCGTTTCACTTACCGTGAAACAGAGAAATACAAAGCAGAAGAATGGATCACTGACAAATATGCGCTCAATAAAGCAAAGACCAAATTAGTGCGCGGACTGGCTAAATGGCGTAGAAAAACGGTAGACTTCGCAGATGATATGTTTATGGATGTAGCAGTAGCTTTCGGAGCACCTGATACCCGTCCGAAGAAAGAGAAAAAGAAGAAGGAAGAAGAGCAACCCAAACCATCAATCGTCACAGCCGCAGGGCCGGTTATCATCGGTGGAACCGATAAAAAGACGGATAGTAAAGTGACGACTGCCGCCCCCGCTCAGACCGCAGTTCCTGCAGTAACCCTCACTCCTGCTACACCGGCAGGCAAGGCTTCCGCAGACATGCCGGGTTATATAGAAATTGATTTGAAACAAATTCCGGGCGAAGTATATGCTTTAATGGGAAGCGGCAAATTAGTAATCAGTATTGGAAAAGATGAGTTCAACATGACCAATATGACTGCAAACGCAGGTGGTGCACTGGGTTATCAATCAGGAAAAGCTGTTGCATATTGCACACTCTCACCCGATCAACCTTATGACACCATAGAAAAGACAGACAGCTATACACTAAAACTGTATGCTCCGAACCAAACAACTCCTTCAGCTGTGATCGAATGTAAGAAAATGCTTTCACAAACCACTCCACAAGCCGGACAACCCCGTACTTATGTCGGAGAAATTGTGAAGCTCTTAATGAAAAAATAA
- a CDS encoding VOC family protein, which yields MEIKGKFDHFNINVTNLERSIAFYEKALGLKEHHRKEASDGSFTLVYLTDNETGFLLELTWLKDHTAPYELGENESHLCFRVAGDYDAIRSYHKEMNCVCFENTAMGLYFIHDPDDYWIEILPQK from the coding sequence ATGGAAATAAAAGGTAAATTTGACCATTTTAATATCAACGTTACAAATCTGGAACGGAGTATCGCTTTTTATGAGAAAGCACTCGGTCTAAAAGAACATCATCGGAAAGAGGCATCCGACGGTTCGTTCACACTGGTCTACCTGACAGACAATGAAACGGGATTCCTGTTGGAATTGACATGGCTGAAAGATCATACCGCTCCATACGAACTGGGGGAAAATGAAAGCCATCTCTGTTTTCGTGTAGCCGGTGATTACGATGCAATCAGGTCTTATCACAAAGAAATGAATTGTGTATGTTTTGAGAACACTGCCATGGGGCTTTATTTCATTCATGACCCGGATGATTACTGGATTGAAATACTTCCACAGAAGTGA
- a CDS encoding transposase yields MAKIQKISEIHPTLGFTEFDILEKYRKSFHESELGRLHSVFPFDRMAKAAGLSEQRLGRRNIFSPSAKIALMVLKAYTGFSDRKLVEHLNGNIHYQMFCGIMIPPSLPITNFKIVSAIRNEIASRLDIDSFQELLASHWKPYLDNLHVCMTDATCYESHMRFPTDMKLLWESIEWLYSHICRHCRDLGIRRPRNKYRNVAESYLSYCKKRKRRASRTRMLKRRMIKLLEKLLSQRDGLHSEYGALLRYTQDYHKRLSIIRKVLVQEKEMFEGRKVSDRIISIDRHYVRPIVRGKETKSVEFGAKVNNIQIDGISFIEHLSFKAFNEGIRLKDCIRMQQKLMNVRVRCVAADSIYANNANRKFCTKYGISTSFVRKGRAGKDEPLRKVLRSELSKERATRLEGSFGTQKQHYSLARIKARNKKTEILWIFFGIHTANAILMIDKIRNRTGKAA; encoded by the coding sequence ATGGCTAAGATACAAAAAATTTCAGAAATCCACCCAACTTTGGGCTTTACAGAATTTGATATTCTGGAAAAATACCGCAAGAGTTTTCATGAGAGTGAGCTTGGCAGGCTTCATTCGGTCTTTCCATTTGATCGTATGGCAAAAGCCGCAGGCCTGTCTGAACAACGTTTGGGCCGCAGGAACATATTCAGTCCTTCCGCAAAGATCGCCCTTATGGTCCTGAAGGCATACACCGGATTCTCCGACAGGAAACTGGTGGAACATCTGAACGGGAACATACACTACCAGATGTTCTGTGGCATCATGATCCCCCCGTCCCTTCCCATAACCAACTTCAAGATAGTCAGTGCCATCCGTAATGAGATAGCATCCCGCCTTGACATTGATTCCTTCCAGGAGCTCCTGGCTTCACACTGGAAACCTTATCTTGATAACCTTCACGTCTGCATGACCGATGCCACATGCTATGAGAGCCACATGCGTTTTCCTACGGACATGAAACTCCTTTGGGAAAGCATCGAATGGCTCTACAGTCATATATGCCGGCATTGCAGGGATCTGGGCATAAGGCGTCCGCGCAACAAATACAGGAATGTGGCGGAATCCTATCTGTCCTACTGCAAGAAAAGAAAGAGGAGAGCTTCAAGGACAAGAATGCTTAAGCGCCGTATGATCAAGCTTCTTGAAAAGCTCCTCAGTCAAAGGGATGGGCTCCATAGCGAGTACGGTGCTTTACTCCGATATACACAGGATTACCATAAGCGTCTTTCCATCATCAGAAAGGTGCTTGTACAGGAAAAGGAAATGTTTGAAGGGCGAAAAGTCAGTGACCGCATCATCAGCATCGACCGTCATTATGTACGTCCCATCGTCAGAGGCAAGGAAACCAAGTCCGTCGAGTTCGGTGCAAAGGTCAATAATATACAGATAGACGGCATATCGTTCATCGAACACCTCTCGTTCAAGGCTTTCAATGAGGGGATACGCTTGAAGGACTGTATCCGTATGCAGCAGAAGCTGATGAATGTAAGGGTAAGATGTGTGGCTGCCGATTCCATATATGCCAATAATGCCAACAGAAAGTTCTGTACTAAATATGGGATATCCACATCCTTTGTGCGCAAGGGAAGGGCGGGCAAAGATGAGCCTTTGAGGAAGGTGCTTAGAAGCGAACTCTCAAAAGAAAGGGCCACACGGCTTGAAGGAAGCTTCGGCACTCAAAAGCAACATTACTCGCTCGCAAGGATAAAGGCAAGGAACAAGAAGACGGAAATCCTGTGGATTTTCTTCGGAATACATACAGCAAATGCCATACTGATGATTGACAAGATCAGGAACAGAACGGGGAAAGCTGCATGA
- a CDS encoding class I SAM-dependent methyltransferase: protein MATTILSAEKDPMGAAISDYFNHHSADRLRVFSSQFEEDEIPVKELFRNIRSMPMLERTALQMATGRILDVGAGSGCHALALQEIGKDVCAIDISPLSVEVMKQRGVNDPRLVNLFDETFSETFDTILMLMNGSGIIGRLNNMPGFFQRMKRILRPGGCILMDSSDLRYLFEEEDGSIVIDLAGDYYGEIDFQMQYKDIKGDTFDWLYVDFQTLSLYASECGFKAELIKEGKHYDYLVKLSIA, encoded by the coding sequence ATGGCAACAACAATTCTTTCTGCAGAAAAGGACCCGATGGGAGCCGCTATTTCTGACTATTTCAACCATCACAGTGCTGATCGTTTGCGGGTATTTTCTTCTCAGTTCGAAGAAGATGAAATCCCCGTCAAAGAGCTGTTTCGTAATATACGGTCTATGCCTATGCTAGAGCGTACCGCCCTACAAATGGCTACCGGACGGATTTTGGATGTAGGTGCCGGAAGCGGTTGCCATGCGCTCGCACTCCAGGAAATAGGGAAAGATGTATGTGCCATTGATATTTCTCCACTATCTGTCGAAGTAATGAAACAACGCGGAGTGAACGATCCCCGCCTCGTCAACCTTTTTGATGAAACATTTTCCGAAACATTCGATACGATCCTAATGCTCATGAATGGTTCCGGAATAATCGGACGACTGAACAACATGCCCGGATTCTTCCAACGGATGAAACGTATTCTCCGCCCCGGTGGATGCATACTTATGGATTCGAGCGATTTGCGTTATCTTTTTGAGGAGGAAGACGGTAGCATAGTCATCGACCTGGCCGGAGACTATTACGGAGAGATTGACTTTCAAATGCAGTATAAAGATATAAAAGGAGACACATTCGACTGGTTATATGTAGATTTCCAGACTCTTAGTTTATATGCTTCCGAATGTGGTTTTAAGGCAGAATTGATAAAAGAAGGAAAGCATTACGATTATCTGGTTAAACTTAGCATTGCTTGA